The Spirosoma foliorum genome has a window encoding:
- a CDS encoding SusC/RagA family TonB-linked outer membrane protein, translating into MFKNVLCCILLLFAITGPLWAQDRQISGLLRDEQAQPISGANVVIKGTSRGTTTDAAGEFKLTLPAGNVVLTVSSVGFVAKDVAVAPGQSQLTVSLATDDRLLGEVVVTALGIKREAKALSYATQAIKPAQINEVRDGNVLNTLQGKIAGAYITQGSGGPGTGSRIVLRGNRSIQGTNNALMVVDGVPINNSTFGQATNDFGSVANSDGASNINPDDIENVTVLRGASAAALYGSQAANGVILITTKRGKSGRISVDVNAGVSVDKPFALPMVQNQYGQGVGGKMDPTVGASWGAAMTGQSYTNYLGQADTYSAQPNNIRDFFRTAVSFNNSIGITGGSEKSQTYLSYTNNALQGTVPGNDLMRHTINLRLSNQISSKLSTDAKITYINQSVVNKPRTGEENSPVMDLYQIPRNVSLSTAQNYGAPNAFNVMTPTAWPSTLNSIYQNPYWMTNQTAINQYRDRVIGFVLAKYQLTDFLSIQGRANLDKYFDKNEESYAQGTILWANQAGGKFSRNTIVNTQSWYDLLIEGKNNLGKDLTIDYQAGAIIQDIRYQSANAIADGLNVPNKFNLAFGTNLSTTDDFTRVQTQSLFGQASLAWRDAIFVNASLRNDWASTLPKPYSFQYPSVGASVVLSDLLKLSGPLSFLKINGSFAQVGNAADPYLLNQFYSYSQGAGSGFISRDGTLAIGNLKPEITKSVEIGVDARFFGNRLGATVTAYKTNSINQLLKLGLAPASGFKDQYINAGDIRNMGLEVVINGTAIKTDKFSWDLTLNMGLNRNKIVSLSPDIKTAFLSGGYGRSASPIVAEGGSYGDIVSYRWAKDNNTGQYLIGSQSSSSTVSDASVSSTGLPVATKDQQLIGNFNPKMQLGFTNTFTYKGFSLRFLVDGRFGGIAVSGTEMNLAFSGIPEVTAQNRGGGWVLPGVTAGVAGADGSTLVGAGKTNTTAITAEQFWQTVSGKRYGWGEFFAYDATNVRLREVSLGYGIPVPSNFFIKSARLSFVARNLFWFYRGSSILDIPGLGKRKMWFDPDMNLTNGNFQGVEYGTLPSNRSIGLNLKLSF; encoded by the coding sequence ATGTTTAAAAATGTACTTTGTTGCATTTTGCTGCTATTTGCTATAACCGGGCCACTTTGGGCACAGGATAGGCAAATATCCGGCCTCTTGCGCGACGAGCAGGCTCAGCCGATCTCCGGAGCAAACGTGGTTATCAAAGGAACTTCGCGAGGAACAACGACAGACGCAGCTGGTGAATTTAAGCTGACGTTGCCTGCTGGAAATGTGGTGCTAACCGTTTCATCAGTAGGGTTTGTGGCGAAAGATGTGGCTGTAGCGCCGGGGCAATCACAGCTTACTGTATCGCTGGCAACCGATGATCGTTTGCTGGGCGAAGTAGTCGTGACGGCCTTGGGTATCAAACGAGAAGCCAAAGCGCTGAGCTATGCAACTCAGGCTATCAAGCCCGCTCAGATCAATGAGGTGCGGGATGGTAACGTACTGAATACCTTACAGGGCAAAATTGCTGGCGCCTATATTACGCAAGGCTCGGGTGGCCCAGGTACCGGATCGCGGATTGTGTTACGCGGTAACCGCTCTATTCAGGGTACAAACAATGCGCTGATGGTTGTGGATGGTGTTCCGATTAACAACAGCACATTCGGACAGGCAACCAATGATTTCGGTAGCGTGGCGAACTCCGATGGGGCATCGAACATCAACCCCGACGATATCGAGAATGTAACGGTCCTGCGTGGTGCGTCGGCGGCTGCGTTGTATGGTAGCCAGGCGGCCAACGGTGTTATTCTGATCACAACGAAACGCGGGAAATCGGGCCGGATTTCGGTCGATGTGAATGCTGGCGTTTCGGTCGATAAGCCGTTTGCGTTGCCAATGGTACAAAACCAATACGGTCAGGGTGTCGGTGGCAAAATGGACCCTACCGTTGGCGCTAGCTGGGGTGCGGCCATGACGGGTCAGTCTTACACAAACTACCTTGGCCAGGCAGATACCTATTCGGCACAACCGAACAACATTCGTGACTTCTTCCGGACGGCAGTAAGCTTCAACAATTCGATTGGTATTACGGGTGGTTCGGAGAAATCGCAGACGTATTTGTCGTACACCAATAACGCGTTACAGGGAACAGTACCGGGCAATGACCTGATGCGTCATACGATCAACCTGCGTTTGTCGAACCAGATCAGCTCGAAATTATCGACCGATGCGAAGATTACTTACATCAATCAGTCGGTGGTCAACAAGCCACGGACGGGTGAAGAAAACTCACCGGTAATGGACCTGTATCAGATTCCGCGCAATGTTAGTCTGTCTACGGCTCAGAACTATGGTGCACCGAATGCCTTCAATGTAATGACACCAACAGCCTGGCCATCGACGCTGAACTCTATCTACCAGAATCCGTATTGGATGACCAATCAGACGGCCATCAATCAATATCGGGATCGGGTTATCGGGTTCGTTCTGGCGAAGTATCAACTGACGGACTTCCTGAGCATTCAGGGTCGGGCTAACCTCGATAAGTACTTCGATAAAAACGAAGAAAGCTATGCGCAGGGAACAATTCTGTGGGCTAATCAGGCCGGTGGTAAGTTCTCACGGAACACCATCGTGAATACCCAAAGCTGGTACGATTTGTTGATTGAAGGAAAAAACAATCTTGGTAAAGATCTGACGATCGACTATCAGGCGGGTGCCATCATTCAGGATATCCGGTACCAATCGGCCAATGCCATAGCAGACGGTCTGAACGTACCTAACAAATTTAACCTTGCTTTTGGTACAAACCTGAGCACAACTGATGATTTTACGCGTGTACAAACGCAATCGTTGTTTGGTCAGGCATCGCTGGCATGGCGGGATGCTATTTTCGTGAATGCCAGTCTACGGAATGACTGGGCATCGACCTTACCAAAACCATACTCGTTCCAGTACCCATCGGTAGGTGCTTCGGTTGTTCTGTCGGATTTACTGAAACTGTCGGGACCGCTTTCGTTCCTGAAAATCAACGGTTCCTTTGCTCAGGTAGGAAACGCAGCTGATCCATATCTGCTAAATCAGTTCTACTCCTACTCGCAAGGAGCCGGGTCTGGGTTTATCAGTCGCGATGGTACGCTGGCGATTGGAAATCTGAAGCCTGAGATTACGAAAAGCGTAGAAATTGGTGTCGATGCTCGTTTCTTCGGCAATCGGCTGGGAGCAACCGTTACAGCTTACAAAACGAACTCGATCAACCAGTTGCTGAAATTAGGTCTGGCACCAGCGTCTGGCTTTAAAGATCAGTACATCAATGCGGGCGACATCCGCAACATGGGTCTTGAAGTGGTGATCAACGGAACGGCCATCAAAACTGATAAATTCAGTTGGGACCTGACCTTAAACATGGGCTTGAACCGTAACAAAATCGTTAGTCTGTCGCCCGATATCAAAACGGCATTCCTGTCGGGTGGATATGGTCGGTCGGCATCACCGATCGTTGCCGAAGGTGGTTCTTATGGTGATATCGTGTCCTATCGTTGGGCAAAAGATAATAATACTGGGCAATACCTGATTGGTTCGCAATCGAGTAGCTCCACTGTTTCTGATGCATCTGTTTCGTCGACGGGCTTGCCGGTTGCCACAAAAGATCAGCAACTGATCGGGAATTTTAACCCAAAAATGCAACTGGGCTTCACCAACACATTTACCTATAAAGGCTTCTCGCTCCGCTTCCTGGTCGATGGTCGGTTTGGTGGTATAGCGGTGTCGGGTACCGAAATGAACCTGGCGTTCAGCGGTATTCCTGAAGTAACGGCTCAAAATCGGGGCGGTGGCTGGGTATTGCCAGGTGTAACGGCTGGCGTGGCTGGCGCCGATGGGTCAACCTTAGTTGGTGCAGGCAAAACCAATACAACGGCAATTACGGCGGAGCAATTCTGGCAAACTGTATCGGGCAAACGCTACGGATGGGGCGAGTTCTTCGCTTACGACGCGACCAACGTTCGTCTGCGCGAGGTGTCGCTTGGTTATGGCATTCCCGTTCCATCGAACTTCTTCATCAAGTCGGCTCGTCTGTCGTTTGTAGCCCGTAACTTATTCTGGTTTTACCGGGGTAGCTCCATTTTGGACATCCCCGGCCTTGGTAAACGGAAAATGTGGTTCGATCCAGACATGAACCTCACCAATGGTAACTTCCAGGGGGTTGAATACGGTACACTGCCGTCGAACCGGAGCATCGGTCTGAACCTGAAACTTTCTTTTTAA
- a CDS encoding 3-hydroxyacyl-CoA dehydrogenase family protein: MNQSMNPEKIPVGVVGLGLMGCSIVTCLLIAGHPVVAIAPIPIDIETAEPRIREHLTRAYQEGLFTKSPESYLDQLTITEDYSLLRESKVVMECTLENVAIKRSVYEKIEAVVAEDALITSNTSAIPISLLQREVRLPARFVGLHWAEPSHTTRFLEIICGDLTDIPTAEWLYELSHLWGKEPTLVRKDIRGFITNRLMYAMYREAFNLVENGYATVEDVDRACRNNAGYWMTLVGVFRWMDLTGVPAYHTVMKDLFPTLSNQTEVPKLIDDIVQAGGKGVLNAQGFYDYTPEEAKLWKETYEEFSYDIRRLALKYPADVVKKKLARDADD; encoded by the coding sequence ATGAACCAGTCAATGAATCCAGAAAAAATACCCGTAGGTGTAGTCGGACTGGGACTGATGGGTTGTAGTATCGTAACGTGCCTCTTGATAGCCGGACATCCGGTAGTGGCCATTGCTCCTATTCCCATTGATATAGAAACCGCCGAACCGCGCATTCGGGAACATCTGACAAGAGCCTATCAGGAAGGACTGTTCACGAAAAGCCCTGAGTCGTACCTTGACCAGCTGACAATTACAGAGGATTATAGTCTTCTCAGAGAAAGCAAAGTCGTGATGGAGTGCACGCTCGAAAACGTCGCGATTAAACGATCGGTCTATGAGAAAATCGAAGCCGTTGTCGCCGAAGATGCCCTTATTACCAGCAATACTTCAGCCATTCCGATTAGCCTGCTTCAGCGCGAGGTTCGACTGCCTGCTCGGTTTGTGGGTTTGCATTGGGCAGAACCCTCGCATACGACTCGATTTCTGGAAATTATTTGCGGAGACCTGACCGATATTCCAACGGCCGAATGGCTCTATGAGTTGTCGCACTTATGGGGGAAAGAGCCGACGTTGGTTCGGAAGGATATTCGAGGATTTATCACCAATCGCCTAATGTACGCCATGTACCGGGAGGCCTTTAATCTGGTCGAAAACGGCTATGCGACGGTTGAAGATGTTGATCGGGCCTGCCGAAATAATGCCGGTTACTGGATGACTCTCGTGGGCGTTTTCCGGTGGATGGACTTGACGGGCGTACCCGCTTACCACACCGTAATGAAGGATTTGTTTCCAACGCTGAGCAACCAGACAGAAGTCCCCAAGCTGATCGACGATATTGTACAGGCAGGTGGTAAAGGTGTTTTGAATGCGCAGGGATTTTATGATTACACACCCGAAGAAGCTAAACTCTGGAAAGAAACCTACGAAGAATTCAGCTATGATATTCGTCGGCTGGCGCTCAAATACCCAGCCGATGTCGTGAAAAAGAAGTTAGCTCGTGACGCTGATGACTAG
- a CDS encoding endonuclease/exonuclease/phosphatase family protein has product MRTVIGLLLTLISLATYAGEGPFARKMKKLRVMTYNIHHCNPPSAGAKIEVEAIARVITNEKPDFVALQEVDVNTERSGKGLHQAKELARLTGMHYFFSKAIDHQGGDYGVAVLSRFPIIDSTRLILPIDPVIGGETRTIAAITVEVAKGKKVIFASTHLDLKEPNRLSQSELIINLFKDSTLPVILAGDFNAQPDSKVIGLLDQNFTRSCLDCKPTIPVKEPNRVIDFIMFKPGSTFKSLSTRVIDEQYASDHLPVVAELGITY; this is encoded by the coding sequence CGCTGGCAACCTATGCCGGCGAAGGCCCTTTTGCCCGGAAGATGAAAAAGCTCAGGGTGATGACCTATAACATTCACCACTGCAATCCGCCATCGGCCGGGGCCAAAATTGAGGTGGAGGCTATTGCCCGCGTGATCACGAATGAAAAGCCAGATTTTGTTGCCCTCCAGGAAGTTGATGTGAATACGGAGCGTTCGGGGAAAGGCTTACATCAGGCGAAAGAACTAGCCCGATTAACGGGAATGCATTACTTTTTTTCGAAAGCCATCGACCATCAGGGTGGCGATTATGGGGTAGCCGTTCTATCCAGATTTCCGATAATCGACTCAACACGATTGATTCTGCCTATCGACCCCGTAATTGGTGGCGAAACCAGAACGATAGCTGCCATAACGGTAGAAGTGGCCAAAGGGAAAAAAGTCATCTTTGCCAGTACGCACCTCGATTTAAAAGAGCCTAATCGACTCTCTCAGTCGGAGTTAATCATAAACCTGTTTAAGGATTCTACGCTTCCCGTAATTCTGGCGGGCGATTTCAATGCGCAACCCGACAGTAAAGTCATTGGCCTGCTGGATCAGAACTTTACCCGAAGTTGTCTGGATTGCAAACCCACAATTCCAGTTAAAGAACCCAATCGTGTTATTGATTTTATCATGTTCAAACCGGGGAGCACCTTTAAAAGCCTGTCAACTCGAGTGATTGACGAACAGTATGCTTCAGATCACCTGCCCGTAGTGGCTGAGCTTGGCATAACGTATTAG